In the genome of Ptychodera flava strain L36383 chromosome 13, AS_Pfla_20210202, whole genome shotgun sequence, one region contains:
- the LOC139147743 gene encoding sal-like protein 3 isoform X18, with protein sequence MTLLSAVDSTGGSRNDEHNDNLQSEEESDEETGGDVHVCGRCRREFIVISDFLQHKKTCSKKRIVLIFDEDEHVSENDDGPNKLNGHIKRIKTDNDVKTNQDDGRINSSEISKSDKNEDVQESTNKDEAMDCTSPESMRDNHENTNDSTTSLPLTSSCVSLENLENTHVAVAQFPTMLPLPLPASSAQHSQNVASLQEQLYALQQQQYQQLHLIQHMQHQLLSLTTVAPMAHPPSVMTTTTAPPPPPPPSLPPTPHSALSPPTSVSTPSTPHSSENNPPTFSSLPAPPAPPPPPPPPPPLTHQQVPLPAVTSTHSTMQQPNQPKQQPQPQPHQQQPPQPQPVKTSQHQVLQGPPQLPPSCLSHTAPSSTILPPTSAFPFNQHPTPFEILQQTAMSSPNPLLPPTIQQMNVNMVPMHRKGKPPNVAVYDPKIRDDDPFFKHKCRFCHKVFGSDSALQIHVRSHTGERPFKCNICGNRFSTKGNLKVHFQRHQTKYPHIQMDGRPHPQTPPDMSSRKAFTFPGYHLPIPTIPSDIAKLPVSLPEHGTSPSLPVTSPSLPSNATNPSMPSPSTGESASLSNNTAENKESIPGEEDDYSENTETGNGETMKTEMTSSEDEFSVGDKGETEMNDTNQMTTSAEAPKSPADETTKPFWTSSPSRPLSDAGSVTTVVSAMSIPQMSVPNIPKSDPAITSQSLLPKTTITSPFSSILDNNVKTSETSKLQQLVENIEQKLTDPNQCVICHRILSCKSALQMHYRTHTGERPYKCKLCTRAFTTKGNLKTHYGVHRAKPPMRVFHKCPVCHKQFTNALVLQQHIRMHTGDMPHHIPPEVYTTPEMHQMHDFDQMMEESMEAAESEEHARAGIEERVERAMSADGLAEESESINNEMASKGSPISLRDEGAQAEESTSVASPTAASTASLSTHHNSVASPVATGAASLNALENQVRSIASVITRPPVGGVKSVDSIANALHHNATSVVSSNKSRSMASPHTSYSVDSPTTTNSPTSSFNMEPATSESGSLSPGLKNDELSDTPLQIDESYANENGALDLSSKPTESSNPSPMSSSSHPLNTSAPASPHGIPLSPSDGMVRLPTYTRRGASNTTCNVCGKVFACASALEIHYRSHTKERPFLCDICDKGFSTRGNLKQHMLTHKIRDLPSQIFDTNIAASAIYNISNGNGRVPMPPQNNRAIENIQPKPRHQCASCGKQFQSDSALQIHTRTHTGEKPYQCNVCSRSFTTKGNLKVHMGTHMWNGGATRRGRRMTIEPPMILSPKEGEIFRSDFLGRRPMDGTFFQYPTLTNGIPMKPNEISVIQNHSPMLAHAHIPETSMAEFIKKENLMYEMKNEGAAIKVSENARQ encoded by the coding sequence GTTCTAGAAACGACGAACACAATGATAACCTACAGAGTGAAGAAGAAAGTGACGAAGAGACCGGCGGTGATGTCCATGTATGCGGCAGATGTCGCAGGGAGTTCATCGTCATCTCTGATTTCCTCCAACACAAAAAGACATGCTCCAAGAAGCGTATTGTACTGATCTTCGATGAAGACGAACACGTCAGCGAAAACGATGACGGCCCAAATAAACTTAACGGTCATATCAAACGGATCAAGACTGACAACGATGTAAAAACTAATCAAGACGACGGAAGGATCAATTCTTCTGAAATTAGCAAATCTGATAAGAATGAAGATGTTCAAGAATCGACCAATAAGGATGAAGCTATGGACTGTACAAGCCCAGAATCCATGAGAGATAATCACGAAAATACAAATGATAGCACAACAAGTCTACCTCTTACTAGTAGCTGCGTCTCATTGGAGAATCTTGAGAACACGCATGTTGCAGTGGCCCAGTTTCCAACGATGCTACCACTGCCATTGCCAGCATCAAGTGCACAGCATTCCCAGAATGTTGCCTCCCTCCAAGAGCAGTTGTATGCCTTGCAGCAGCAGCAGTACCAGCAGCTCCACCTTATCCAACATATGCAGCACCAGTTGCTGAGCCTCACGACGGTGGCACCGATGGCGCATCCACCCTCAGttatgacaacaacaacagcaccgccgccaccaccaccaccatcattaCCTCCAACACCTCATTCAGCTCTGTCGCCCCCTACCAGCGTTAGTACTCCATCTACTCCACACAGCTCCGAAAATAATCCTCCGACATTTTCCTCGCTTCCGGCTCCACCTGCTCCGCCACCTCCTCCTCCTCCGCCACCACCATTGACTCATCAGCAGGTGCCATTACCAGCTGTTACTTCCACTCACAGCACCATGCAGCAGCCGAACCAACCGAAGCAGCAGCCGCAGCCGCAGCCACATCAGCAGCAGCCACCACAACCACAGCCTGTCAAGACCAGCCAACATCAGGTATTACAAGGTCCACCACAGCTACCACCATCCTGTCTGAGCCACACGGCGCCAAGTTCAACCATCCTACCGCCCACCAGTGCATTCCCATTCAATCAGCATCCTACACCATTTGAAATCCTGCAGCAGACAGCGATGTCGTCGCCCAATCCACTGCTACCACCAACCATCCAGCAGATGAACGTCAACATGGTACCAATGCACCGTAAGGGCAAGCCACCAAACGTTGCTGTGTATGACCCTAAAATCCGTGATGATGATCCATTCTTCAAGCACAAGTGTCGGTTCTGCCACAAGGTGTTCGGAAGCGACAGCGCTCTCCAGATCCACGTCAGATCCCATACAGGGGAACGGCCGTTTAAATGCAACATCTGTGGCAACCGCTTCTCCACCAAGGGCAACTTGAAGGTTCACTTCCAGCGCCATCAGACAAAGTACCCTCACATACAGATGGATGGCCGACCACATCCTCAGACACCACCAGACATGAGCAGCAGGAAGGCTTTCACCTTCCCAGGGTATCACCTACCAATCCCTACCATACCGAGCGATATTGCTAAACTGCCCGTGTCTCTACCAGAGCATGGTACCTCACCAAGTCTGCCGGTGACCTCTCCATCCTTGCCCAGCAACGCTACCAATCCATCGATGCCATCGCCATCCACTGGAGAGTCAGCCTCACTCTCGAACAACACCGCTGAGAACAAAGAATCCATCCCCGGCGAGGAAGATGACTACTCTGAAAACACAGAGACAGGCAATGGCGAGACAATGAAGACAGAGATGACCTCCAGTGAAGATGAGTTCAGCGTCGGAGATAAAGGAGAGACCGAGATGAACGACACAAATCAAATGACTACCTCAGCTGAAGCACCCAAAAGTCCAGCAGATGAAACCACCAAGCCTTTCTGGACAAGTTCACCTTCACGGCCCCTAAGTGATGCAGGATCGGTTACAACCGTAGTGTCAGCGATGTCCATCCCTCAAATGTCTGTACCaaacattccaaaatcagatccAGCCATAACTAGTCAATCTTTACTTCCGAAGACAACCATTACCTCACCATTCTCGTCCATCTTGGATAATAACGTCAAGACTTCGGAGACTTCCAAACTGCAGCAGCTAGTGGAGAATATAGAGCAGAAGTTGACAGACCCGAACCAGTGTGTTATATGCCACCGCATCCTCAGCTGTAAGAGCGCCCTCCAGATGCACTATCGCACACACACAGGCGAGCGTCCCTACAAGTGCAAACTGTGCACCCGCGCTTTCACCACTAAGGGAAACTTGAAGACCCACTATGGAGTGCACCGAGCCAAGCCACCAATGAGAGTCTTCCACAAATGCCCGGTCTGCCACAAGCAGTTCACCAACGCCCTGGTCTTGCAGCAGCACATCCGGATGCACACTGGGGACATGCCGCACCACATTCCCCCTGAAGTTTACACGACTCCCGAGATGCACCAGATGCACGATTTCGACCAGATGATGGAAGAGAGTATGGAAGCTGCTGAGAGTGAAGAGCACGCCAGAGCAGGCATTGAGGAGAGAGTCGAGAGAGCCATGAGCGCTGATGGCTTGGCTGAAGAATCTGAATCCATCAACAATGAAATGGCCAGCAAAGGAAGCCCAATATCATTGAGAGATGAAGGTGCGCAAGCTGAAGAGTCCACTTCAGTTGCCTCTCCCACTGCTGCCAGCACTGCTTCCCTGAGTACTCATCACAATTCCGTCGCATCCCCTGTCGCGACCGGTGCAGCATCACTGAATGCGCTTGAAAACCAGGTACGCAGCATTGCCAGTGTGATTACCCGACCACCAGTAGGCGGCGTAAAGAGCGTCGACTCCATAGCCAATGCATTGCATCACAATGCCACATCAGTGGTTTCCAGTAACAAGTCGAGAAGCATGGCAAGTCCACACACCAGTTACAGCGTAGACTCCCCAACCACCACAAACTCTCCAACCAGCAGTTTCAACATGGAGCCAGCTACCTCAGAGTCGGGTTCTCTCAGCCCAGGATTGAAGAATGATGAGCTAAGTGATACACCACTGCAGATTGACGAGTCTTATGCTAACGAAAATGGTGCCCTTGATCTGAGTTCCAAACCAACCGAGAGTAGTAATCCAAGTCCCATGTCATCGTCTTCACACCCTCTCAATACTTCTGCACCAGCCTCACCCCATGGTATCCCACTGTCTCCATCGGATGGAATGGTTAGACTGCCAACCTACACTAGGCGTGGTGCATCCAACACAACGTGCAACGTATGTGGCAAAGTCTTTGCCTGTGCGAGTGCCCTTGAGATCCACTACAGAAGCCATACCAAGGAAAGGCCTTTCTTGTGCGACATCTGTGACAAGGGCTTCTCAACCAGGGGCAACCTGAAGCAGCACATGCTCACCCACAAAATCCGTGACTTGCCGTCACAGATATTCGACACCAATATTGCGGCTAGTGCGATCTACAATATCAGCAATGGAAATGGGAGGGTACCAATGCCTCCACAAAACAACCGGGCCATTGAGAATATCCAACCAAAACCAAGGCACCAGTGCGCCTCTTGTGGTAAGCAGTTCCAGTCTGACAGCGCCCTACAGATCCACACCCGCACCCATACTGGTGAGAAGCCCTACCAGTGCAACGTGTGCAGCCGTTCATTCACCACCAAGGGTAACCTCAAGGTGCACATGGGCACCCACATGTGGAACGGAGGGGCCACACGCCGTGGTCGCCGAATGACCATCGAGCCACCTATGATTCTGAGTCCGAAGGAAGGAGAAATCTTCAGGAGCGACTTCCTCGGCCGTCGACCCATGGATGGCACTTTCTTCCAGTATCCCACCCTGACCAATGGCATTCCGATGAAACCCAACGAGATCTCGGTGATACAGAATCACAGTCCGATGCTGGCCCATGCACACATTCCAGAAACCAGTATGGCAGAGTTCATCAAGAAAGAAAATCTGATGTACGAGATGAAGAACGAGGGCGCCGCAATCAAAGTCTCCGAAAATGCTCGTCAGTAG
- the LOC139147743 gene encoding sal-like protein 3 isoform X12, with product MTLLSAVDSTGAMSRRKQAKPQHLGSDQDTSTLLENGSRNDEHNDNLQSEEESDEETGGDVHVCGRCRREFIVISDFLQHKKTCSKKRIVLIFDEDEHVSENDDGPNKLNGHIKRIKTDNDVKTNQDDGRINSSEISKSDKNEDVQESTNKDEAMDCTSPESMRDNHENTNDSTTSLPLTSSCVSLENLENTHVAVAQFPTMLPLPLPASSAQHSQNVASLQEQLYALQQQQYQQLHLIQHMQHQLLSLTTVAPMAHPPSVMTTTTAPPPPPPPSLPPTPHSALSPPTSVSTPSTPHSSENNPPTFSSLPAPPAPPPPPPPPPPLTHQQVPLPAVTSTHSTMQQPNQPKQQPQPQPHQQQPPQPQPVKTSQHQVLQGPPQLPPSCLSHTAPSSTILPPTSAFPFNQHPTPFEILQQTAMSSPNPLLPPTIQQMNVNMVPMHRKGKPPNVAVYDPKIRDDDPFFKHKCRFCHKVFGSDSALQIHVRSHTGERPFKCNICGNRFSTKGNLKVHFQRHQTKYPHIQMDGRPHPQTPPDMSSRKAFTFPGYHLPIPTIPSDIAKLPVSLPEHGTSPSLPVTSPSLPSNATNPSMPSPSTGESASLSNNTAENKESIPGEEDDYSENTETGNGETMKTEMTSSEDEFSVGDKGETEMNDTNQMTTSAEAPKSPADETTKPFWTSSPSRPLSDAGSVTTVVSAMSIPQMSVPNIPKSDPAITSQSLLPKTTITSPFSSILDNNVKTSETSKLQQLVENIEQKLTDPNQCVICHRILSCKSALQMHYRTHTGERPYKCKLCTRAFTTKGNLKTHYGVHRAKPPMRVFHKCPVCHKQFTNALVLQQHIRMHTGDMPHHIPPEVYTTPEMHQMHDFDQMMEESMEAAESEEHARAGIEERVERAMSADGLAEESESINNEMASKGSPISLRDEGAQAEESTSVASPTAASTASLSTHHNSVASPVATGAASLNALENQVRSIASVITRPPVGGVKSVDSIANALHHNATSVVSSNKSRSMASPHTSYSVDSPTTTNSPTSSFNMEPATSESGSLSPGLKNDELSDTPLQIDESYANENGALDLSSKPTESSNPSPMSSSSHPLNTSAPASPHGIPLSPSDGMVRLPTYTRRGASNTTCNVCGKVFACASALEIHYRSHTKERPFLCDICDKGFSTRGNLKQHMLTHKIRDLPSQIFDTNIAASAIYNISNGNGRVPMPPQNNRAIENIQPKPRHQCASCGKQFQSDSALQIHTRTHTGEKPYQCNVCSRSFTTKGNLKVHMGTHMWNGGATRRGRRMTIEPPMILSPKEGEIFRSDFLGRRPMDGTFFQYPTLTNGIPMKPNEISVIQNHSPMLAHAHIPETSMAEFIKKENLMYEMKNEGAAIKVSENARQ from the coding sequence GTTCTAGAAACGACGAACACAATGATAACCTACAGAGTGAAGAAGAAAGTGACGAAGAGACCGGCGGTGATGTCCATGTATGCGGCAGATGTCGCAGGGAGTTCATCGTCATCTCTGATTTCCTCCAACACAAAAAGACATGCTCCAAGAAGCGTATTGTACTGATCTTCGATGAAGACGAACACGTCAGCGAAAACGATGACGGCCCAAATAAACTTAACGGTCATATCAAACGGATCAAGACTGACAACGATGTAAAAACTAATCAAGACGACGGAAGGATCAATTCTTCTGAAATTAGCAAATCTGATAAGAATGAAGATGTTCAAGAATCGACCAATAAGGATGAAGCTATGGACTGTACAAGCCCAGAATCCATGAGAGATAATCACGAAAATACAAATGATAGCACAACAAGTCTACCTCTTACTAGTAGCTGCGTCTCATTGGAGAATCTTGAGAACACGCATGTTGCAGTGGCCCAGTTTCCAACGATGCTACCACTGCCATTGCCAGCATCAAGTGCACAGCATTCCCAGAATGTTGCCTCCCTCCAAGAGCAGTTGTATGCCTTGCAGCAGCAGCAGTACCAGCAGCTCCACCTTATCCAACATATGCAGCACCAGTTGCTGAGCCTCACGACGGTGGCACCGATGGCGCATCCACCCTCAGttatgacaacaacaacagcaccgccgccaccaccaccaccatcattaCCTCCAACACCTCATTCAGCTCTGTCGCCCCCTACCAGCGTTAGTACTCCATCTACTCCACACAGCTCCGAAAATAATCCTCCGACATTTTCCTCGCTTCCGGCTCCACCTGCTCCGCCACCTCCTCCTCCTCCGCCACCACCATTGACTCATCAGCAGGTGCCATTACCAGCTGTTACTTCCACTCACAGCACCATGCAGCAGCCGAACCAACCGAAGCAGCAGCCGCAGCCGCAGCCACATCAGCAGCAGCCACCACAACCACAGCCTGTCAAGACCAGCCAACATCAGGTATTACAAGGTCCACCACAGCTACCACCATCCTGTCTGAGCCACACGGCGCCAAGTTCAACCATCCTACCGCCCACCAGTGCATTCCCATTCAATCAGCATCCTACACCATTTGAAATCCTGCAGCAGACAGCGATGTCGTCGCCCAATCCACTGCTACCACCAACCATCCAGCAGATGAACGTCAACATGGTACCAATGCACCGTAAGGGCAAGCCACCAAACGTTGCTGTGTATGACCCTAAAATCCGTGATGATGATCCATTCTTCAAGCACAAGTGTCGGTTCTGCCACAAGGTGTTCGGAAGCGACAGCGCTCTCCAGATCCACGTCAGATCCCATACAGGGGAACGGCCGTTTAAATGCAACATCTGTGGCAACCGCTTCTCCACCAAGGGCAACTTGAAGGTTCACTTCCAGCGCCATCAGACAAAGTACCCTCACATACAGATGGATGGCCGACCACATCCTCAGACACCACCAGACATGAGCAGCAGGAAGGCTTTCACCTTCCCAGGGTATCACCTACCAATCCCTACCATACCGAGCGATATTGCTAAACTGCCCGTGTCTCTACCAGAGCATGGTACCTCACCAAGTCTGCCGGTGACCTCTCCATCCTTGCCCAGCAACGCTACCAATCCATCGATGCCATCGCCATCCACTGGAGAGTCAGCCTCACTCTCGAACAACACCGCTGAGAACAAAGAATCCATCCCCGGCGAGGAAGATGACTACTCTGAAAACACAGAGACAGGCAATGGCGAGACAATGAAGACAGAGATGACCTCCAGTGAAGATGAGTTCAGCGTCGGAGATAAAGGAGAGACCGAGATGAACGACACAAATCAAATGACTACCTCAGCTGAAGCACCCAAAAGTCCAGCAGATGAAACCACCAAGCCTTTCTGGACAAGTTCACCTTCACGGCCCCTAAGTGATGCAGGATCGGTTACAACCGTAGTGTCAGCGATGTCCATCCCTCAAATGTCTGTACCaaacattccaaaatcagatccAGCCATAACTAGTCAATCTTTACTTCCGAAGACAACCATTACCTCACCATTCTCGTCCATCTTGGATAATAACGTCAAGACTTCGGAGACTTCCAAACTGCAGCAGCTAGTGGAGAATATAGAGCAGAAGTTGACAGACCCGAACCAGTGTGTTATATGCCACCGCATCCTCAGCTGTAAGAGCGCCCTCCAGATGCACTATCGCACACACACAGGCGAGCGTCCCTACAAGTGCAAACTGTGCACCCGCGCTTTCACCACTAAGGGAAACTTGAAGACCCACTATGGAGTGCACCGAGCCAAGCCACCAATGAGAGTCTTCCACAAATGCCCGGTCTGCCACAAGCAGTTCACCAACGCCCTGGTCTTGCAGCAGCACATCCGGATGCACACTGGGGACATGCCGCACCACATTCCCCCTGAAGTTTACACGACTCCCGAGATGCACCAGATGCACGATTTCGACCAGATGATGGAAGAGAGTATGGAAGCTGCTGAGAGTGAAGAGCACGCCAGAGCAGGCATTGAGGAGAGAGTCGAGAGAGCCATGAGCGCTGATGGCTTGGCTGAAGAATCTGAATCCATCAACAATGAAATGGCCAGCAAAGGAAGCCCAATATCATTGAGAGATGAAGGTGCGCAAGCTGAAGAGTCCACTTCAGTTGCCTCTCCCACTGCTGCCAGCACTGCTTCCCTGAGTACTCATCACAATTCCGTCGCATCCCCTGTCGCGACCGGTGCAGCATCACTGAATGCGCTTGAAAACCAGGTACGCAGCATTGCCAGTGTGATTACCCGACCACCAGTAGGCGGCGTAAAGAGCGTCGACTCCATAGCCAATGCATTGCATCACAATGCCACATCAGTGGTTTCCAGTAACAAGTCGAGAAGCATGGCAAGTCCACACACCAGTTACAGCGTAGACTCCCCAACCACCACAAACTCTCCAACCAGCAGTTTCAACATGGAGCCAGCTACCTCAGAGTCGGGTTCTCTCAGCCCAGGATTGAAGAATGATGAGCTAAGTGATACACCACTGCAGATTGACGAGTCTTATGCTAACGAAAATGGTGCCCTTGATCTGAGTTCCAAACCAACCGAGAGTAGTAATCCAAGTCCCATGTCATCGTCTTCACACCCTCTCAATACTTCTGCACCAGCCTCACCCCATGGTATCCCACTGTCTCCATCGGATGGAATGGTTAGACTGCCAACCTACACTAGGCGTGGTGCATCCAACACAACGTGCAACGTATGTGGCAAAGTCTTTGCCTGTGCGAGTGCCCTTGAGATCCACTACAGAAGCCATACCAAGGAAAGGCCTTTCTTGTGCGACATCTGTGACAAGGGCTTCTCAACCAGGGGCAACCTGAAGCAGCACATGCTCACCCACAAAATCCGTGACTTGCCGTCACAGATATTCGACACCAATATTGCGGCTAGTGCGATCTACAATATCAGCAATGGAAATGGGAGGGTACCAATGCCTCCACAAAACAACCGGGCCATTGAGAATATCCAACCAAAACCAAGGCACCAGTGCGCCTCTTGTGGTAAGCAGTTCCAGTCTGACAGCGCCCTACAGATCCACACCCGCACCCATACTGGTGAGAAGCCCTACCAGTGCAACGTGTGCAGCCGTTCATTCACCACCAAGGGTAACCTCAAGGTGCACATGGGCACCCACATGTGGAACGGAGGGGCCACACGCCGTGGTCGCCGAATGACCATCGAGCCACCTATGATTCTGAGTCCGAAGGAAGGAGAAATCTTCAGGAGCGACTTCCTCGGCCGTCGACCCATGGATGGCACTTTCTTCCAGTATCCCACCCTGACCAATGGCATTCCGATGAAACCCAACGAGATCTCGGTGATACAGAATCACAGTCCGATGCTGGCCCATGCACACATTCCAGAAACCAGTATGGCAGAGTTCATCAAGAAAGAAAATCTGATGTACGAGATGAAGAACGAGGGCGCCGCAATCAAAGTCTCCGAAAATGCTCGTCAGTAG